The Podospora pseudocomata strain CBS 415.72m chromosome 1 map unlocalized CBS415.72m_1, whole genome shotgun sequence genome has a segment encoding these proteins:
- a CDS encoding uncharacterized protein (EggNog:ENOG50; COG:S), giving the protein MIIYSRWISLTNSIAALVAAVAALLFAVVQTFAALTQYVSVSSRCSRRVTGVFDLTAGFWFHLSSLSWNPQYRMPVLTLPGLRGESVVTMERYPLQTGFRPGKNYDRGRNGYVDYGVLRVVSGTNDSKVHKEISILPTVLRSIFAMAWTPIGLALSSLTTIFCFPPAWVCSCACTGAGCCGLRDQEDDDVKHRRNQKTSRDICLDMLKPLTFAWEWAIRYKSDTTVSNHGSSPGLEAAAWSQFLVNYQAAWWGYANIRWEWRLATMIPSDIYGATIETTMADVRLLAALAGMSCSSSPGVVARTKCGEMLTRSQHMTLGRVVYYRSGRENIAPKITRGVPVRSSRWLHCQLEVQAHLKKSRLLLSSSGEDKQHRIATLLSRPRTEYDAQLDLSLGNNLGFIFETETFRALSSGLHATDDSGWKTETIRIFLGPLGQGLASCSCLTCCTDWVLSHPAYDVEPTASDGHITTLFSYPWVYEYDTGPPPALSLQAELKTYRPVVSGFRPAHEILTSTHWSRKPGAKLIKESRIVGPVACYTTVTNAARGRAKIRGKWKPELEIQARRVCVDFTLYPGASPKRTCTADVCKCMGGPARIARPVRVTGTEKHSFEEAMAVAAINNDFLSRVDQAVLRRAAEEVAGWICQEDQQSQKLRRQVTVCLGRAWEDVVGQGEVSEGNLELVKVVMAATEMMLRVVRRGIGMEDMWAGSEEGGQIWEDDFGGVVLGS; this is encoded by the exons ATGATCATCTACTCTCGATGGATTTCGTTGACCAATA GCATTGCAGCTCTGGTAGCTGCCGTTGCCGCCCTTCTCTTCGCTGTCGTCCAGACCTTCGCTGCGCTGACGCAATATGTTTCCGTCAGCAGTCGATGTAGCAGGCGCGTGACGGGCGTCTTCGATCTCACAGCTGGCTTCTGGTTCCATCTATCGTCACTGTCATGGAACCCCCAATACCGAATGCCGGTCCTCACCTTGCCGGGGTTGCGCGGTGAGTCCGTGGTTACCATGGAACGATACCCCCTACAAACAGGATTTAGACCCGGAAAGAACTACGATAGAGGCCGAAATGGATACGTCGACTATGGAGTTCTCAGGGTGGTATCTGGAACTAATGACTCGAAAGTCCATAAAGAAATCAGTATTTTACCTACGGTGCTCCGCAGCATCTTTGCCATGGCATGGACTCCGATCGGCCTtgctctctcctctctcaccaccatcttctgtTTCCCACCGGCTTGGGTATGCAGTTGTGCGTGTACAGGCGCGGGCTGTTGCGGCTTGCGTGAtcaggaggatgatgatgtcaaacACagaagaaaccaaaaaacgTCCAGAGACATTTGCCTAGACATGCTCAAACCACTCACCTTTGCATGGGAATGGGCCATCAGATACAAGTCAGACACAACAGTTTCCAACCACGGGAGCTCGCCCGGGCTCGAAGCCGCCGCATGGTCCCAGTTCCTTGTCAACTACCAGGCTGCTTGGTGGGGGTACGCCAACATCCGCTGGGAGTGGCGACTGGCGACCATGATCCCCTCGGACATCTACGGTGCGACCATTGAGACGACTATGGCCGATGTAAGACTGTTGGCAGCACTCGCAGGAATGTCATGCTCAAGCTCCCCAGGGGTGGTAGCAAGAACCAAATGCGGGGAGATGCTCACGCGATCTCAGCACATGACGCtcgggagggtggtgtacTATCGATCAGGAAGGGAGAATATCGCGCCAAAGATTACGAGGGGGGTTCCGGTCAGAAGTTCGAGGTGGCTACACTGCCAACTTGAGGTCCAGGCGCATCTCAAAAAGTCccgcttgttgttgtccagtTCCGGGGAAGACAAGCAACACAGAATTGCTACTTTGCTGTCTCGGCCACGAACAGAATATGACGCCCAACTGGATCTTTCCTTGGGTAACAACCTCGGCTTCATCTTTGAAACCGAGACGTTCCGAGCTCTCTCCAGCGGTCTCCATGCCACAGATGATTCAGGGTGGAAAACCGAAACGATCCGCATCTTCCTCGGCCCCCTGGGTCAAGGCTTGGCGTCTTGCTCTTGCCTAACCTGCTGTACTGACTGGGTGCTCTCGCACCCTGCCTACGACGTCGAGCCCACTGCTTCCGACGGTCACATCACCACGCTGTTTAGCTATCCCTGGGTGTACGAGTACGACACTGGTCCACCGCCAGCGCTGTCACTCCAGGCAGAGCTCAAAACATACCGCCCTGTCGTATCTGGATTCCGGCCGGCTCATGAGATACTCACTTCGACGCACTGGAGCCGTAAGCCGGGAGCGAAGTTAATTAAAGAGAGTAGGATTGTTGGCCCTGTCGCGTGTTACACTACAGTAACGAATGCTGCCCGGGGACGGGCTAAGATTCGGGGGAAGTGGAAGCCAGAATTGGAGATCCAGGCGCGGAGGGTGTGTGTGGACTTTACGCTGTATCCTGGCGCGTCGCCGAAAAGGACGTGTACGGCTGATGTCTGTAAATGTATGGGGGGGCCAGCGAGGATTGCTAGGCCTGTGCGGGTGACGGGGACGGAGAAGCATTCgtttgaggaggcgatgGCTGTTGCGGCGATTAATAATGATTTTCTTTCTAGGGTTGATCAAGCGgtgctgaggagggcggcggaggaggtggcggggtgGATTTGTCAGGAGGACCAGCAGAGTCAGAAGTTGAGGAGGCAGGTGACGGTTTGCTTGGGGCGGGCgtgggaggatgtggttggACAGGGGGAGGTTAGTGAGGGGAATTTGGAGCTGGTGAAGGTCGTGATGGCGGCTAcggagatgatgttgagagtggtgaggagggggattggGATGGAGGATATGTGGGCGgggagtgaggagggaggccaGATTTGGGAGGATGAttttgggggtgttgttttggGTTCTTGA